In the Purpureocillium takamizusanense chromosome 5, complete sequence genome, one interval contains:
- the RAV1 gene encoding regulator of (H+)-ATPase in vacuolar membrane, variant 3 (COG:S~BUSCO:EOG09260A6Q~EggNog:ENOG503NXZY): MKALPSPVSSAAISFDSAYIASIGRYDRLPKIWRRLTYGADEVRFDMSYLRHPDVVTSVRWRRPFHPDQVVENILYTLCRDLHIRIWTPIDSSDGRYWQLWGHVSLMETSSRLFAAPTPRLVCIIDGRDFTAAVECAVKDRMADDQSTDDVALDHLVAVANRSPEICLVISPQGIMSAWALENVGDARGSKGRIFSIAQVQSRQFESLGGFLNPQQDTPHLQTETYCDKSDGRLRIMVHAFDGRIGVLTSNVADLLDPTTNDRRLALEAVWSGHSSPIKKIVRNFSGRAIVSRTDNSECIVWQHGFSSMRSTSAIELSRRSVIPETRRIHRISLLRKGRFIILLCDNEISLWDCRAETATLLSSCSFHLDGNPLCLIILPRPDARQITTAHVATVSSDRHGMVWEVRLPRFIDGPLTTEGAAIEEFCRFEMAAPEDLKYVLPVDPAGSSPMASGFLDVFARDVAISYTRSGRVDFWTARIDPARHCVEWLSTCYTETGIPDPALASGSMLKKAALVNSARSQITIWDIGGSRLEFEKGYATDDDIRDLDWTSTPDSQSILAVGFQHRVVLLSQMRFDYLNKGPAWAPIREISIRSLSPHPIGDSTWLGDGHLVVGAGNQLFAYDRRAGSNESLLPDVRLTHHRKDGTWDLFEAVQRFNGPIPVFHPQFLSQCILSGKSIQVRRILEAMHKTLKYLVPGEPVDDYLGLDLKGFYTTPTDDTQPGERPGVAFLNGHKGEEMEEDEAGFSEKTAVAINEKLLSIGIPQLSGHEQMQLADMVECVALVEKHRRSMDENAARFMVFFRQNALRRTRSTDMYLSWREFNWAYHSGSQDLLLDFVSRQAHGQMLWNNARESGIFMWLSDINTVKDQFEIIARNEYNKGDTKNPVDCSLFYLALRKKAVLQGLWRMASWNKEQAATQRLLANNFDEPKWRTAALKNAYALLSKRRFAYAAAFFLLADRLEDAVEVCLRQLRDMHLAVAIARVHGGDSGPVLRKILRDEMLPLAAQQGNRWLASWAFWMLGRKDMAVRALITPVYTLLETPCSPDIQSRLFLTDDPALVVLYSQLRQQTLQTLRGASKVTPKIEWEFVLHSAKLYDRMGCDLLGLDLVRNWEFQQPAMAGFAGEVNPLKLLRRRSSLVVDDLPSIRRDLGSGAKVGAAARSGKPLTPTPPTFQEPDAASLLDSFGL; encoded by the exons ATGAAGGCTTTGCCAAGCCCAGTCAGTTCTGCCGCTATATCGTTTGACTCGGCTTACATTGCGAGCATTGGGCGCTACGATCGTCTGCCCAAGATATGGCGGCGCCTCACATACGGAGCCGACGAGGTTCGCTTCGATATGTCCTACTTGCGCCACCCCGATGTTGTGACGTCGGTGAGATGGCGCAGGCCATTCCACCCGGATCAAGTCGTCGAAAATATTCTATACACACTCTGTCGGGACCTGCACATTCGAATCTGGACCCCAATTGATAGTAGTGATGGCCGCTACTGGCAGCTCTGGGGGCACGTCAGTCTCATGGAGACTTCTAGTCGGCTTTTCGCTGCTCCCACCCCGCGCTTGGTCTGCATCATCGATGGTCGCGACTTCACCGCCGCAGTGGAATgcgccgtcaaggaccgCATGGCCGATGACCAGAGCACCGACGATGTGGCTCTCGATCACCTCGTGGCTGTTGCGAACCGGAGTCCAGAAATATGCCTGGTCATCAGCCCTCAAGGTATCATGTCGGCATGGGCTCTGGAGAACGTGGGCGATGCGCGCGGAAGCAAGGGCAGGATTTTCAGTATCGCCCAGGTCCAGTCTCGTCAGTTCGAGAGCTTGGGAGGCTTCCTGAATCCTCAGCAAGACACCCCCCATTTGCAAACGGAGACGTATTGCGACAAGTCCGACGGGCGCTTGCGTATCATGGTACACGCCTTTGACGGAAGAATCGGCGTTCTCACGAGCAACGTCGCAGATTTACTTGACCCCACCACCAACGACAGGCGACTCGCCCTTGAGGCTGTCTGGTCAGGCCATTCATCGCCCATAAAGAAAATCGTGCGCAATTTCAGCGGCCGAGCTATCGTGTCTAGGACCGACAACAGTGAGTGCATCGTTTGGCAACATGGCTTTTCGAGCATGCGCAGCACATCGGCCATTGAATTATCCCGGCGCAGTGTTATCCCGGAAACTAGACGGATCCATCGCATCTCTCTCCTCCGCAAAGGTCGcttcatcatcctcctctgCGACAACGAAATATCGCTGTGGGATTGCCGCGCCGAAACGGCAACCCTGCTTTCCAGCTGCTCTTTTCACCTTGACGGCAACCCTCTGTGTCTCATCATACTGCCTCGCCCCGACGCCAGGCAGATTACGACTGCTCACGTGGCCACCGTCTCCTCGGATCGTCATGGAATGGTATGGGAGGTTAGGCTGCCTCGATTCATTGACGGCCCCTTGACCACGGAAGGGGCCGCTATTGAAGAGTTCTGCCGCTTCGAAATGGCAGCTCCCGAAGATCTGAAGTACGTCCTTCCAGTCGATCCAGCAGGGTCTTCTCCCATGGCCTCGGGCTTCTTAGATGTGTTCGCACGTGATGTTGCTATTTCCTACACACGCTCCGGGCGTGTCGACTTTTGGACGGCCCGCATCGACCCTGCGCGGCACTGCGTTGAGTGGTTGTCAACTTGCTACACCGAGACGGGTATTCCCGATCCTGCACTGGCCAGCGGAAGCATGTTGAAAAAGGCTGCGCTGGTAAATTCCGCCCGATCACAAATTACCATCTGGGATATAGGTGGCTCCCGCCTCGAGTTTGAGAAGGGTTATGCCACGGACGACGATATTCGGGACCTCGACTGGACATCTACCCCTGACAGTCAGTCGATACTCGCCGTAGGCTTCCAGCATCGCGTCGTACTCTTATCCCAGATGCGGTTTGACTATCTAAACAAGGGCCCTGCCTGGGCACCGATCCGGGAAATCAGCATCCGCAGCCTCAGCCCCCATCCGATCGGCGACTCAACGTGGCTCGGTGACGGCCATTTAGTAGTTGGTGCTGGCAATCAGCTTTTCGCTTACGATCGACGTGCTGGCAGCAACGAATCACTTCTTCCAGATGTTCGACTCACTCACCACCGCAAAGACGGAACCTGGGATCTGTTTGAGGCCGTTCAGCGTTTTAACGGTCCAATTCCTGTGTTTCACCCGCAATTTCTCAGTCAATGCATCCTCTCCGGAAAGAGCATCCAGGTTCGGCGGATCCTTGAAGCAATGCATAAGACACTAAAGTATCTTGTCCCGGGTGAACCCGTCGATGACTACCTCGGACTGGACCTGAAGGGCTTTTACACAACCCCT ACCGATGATACGCAACCCGGAGAGAGACCAGGCGTCGCCTTTTTGAATGGGCACAAGGGAGAGGAAatggaggaggatgaagcAGGTTTTTCTGAAAAGACGGCCGTGGCTATCAACGAAAAGTTGCTGAGCATCGGCATCCCGCAACTGTCGGGCCATGAACAGATGCAGCTTGCGGATATGGTTGAGTGTGTAGCCTTGGTTGAAAAGCACCGGCGGTCCATGGACGAAAATGCGGCCCGATTCATGGTGTTTTTCCGCCAGAACGCGCTCAGGAGGACACGGTCGACCGACATGTACCTGTCCTGGCGAGAGTTTAACTGGGCGTATCACTCCGGAAGCCAAGACCTCTTGCTCGATTTTGTATCTCGGCAAGCCCACGGGCAAATGTTGTGGAACAATGCGCGGGAGAGCGGCATTTTCATGTGGCTCTCGGACATTAACACAGTG AAAGATCAATTCGAGATCATTGCTCGTAACGAGTACAACAAGGGGGACACTAAGAACCCTGTCGACTGCAGCCTCTTTTATCTGGCATTGCGAAAAAAGGCAGTGCTGCAAGGTCTGTGGCGCATGGCCAGCTGGAATAAGGAGCAGGCGGCAACGCAGCGGTTATTGGCGAACAACTTTGATGAGCCCAAGTGGCGGACGGCTGCCCTGAAAAACGCGTACGCATTGCTTAGCAAGCGGCGCTTCGCATACGCGGCGGCCTTCTTTCTTTTGGCcgaccgcctcgaggacgctgTCGAGGTGTGCTTGCGGCAGCTTCGCGACATGCACCTCGCTGTTGCCATTGCCCGGGTTCACGGAGGGGACAGTGGTCCAGTGTTGCGAAAAATACTTCGTGATGAGATGCTTCCACTTGCAGCGCAGCAAGGGAACAGGTGGCTTGCATCATGGGCATTCTGGATGCTGGGTCGCAAGGACATGGCGGTCAGGGCGCTGATC ACACCCGTTTACACGCTCTTGGAGACTCCGTGTTCGCCTGACATCCAATCCCGCCTCTTTCTAACGGACGACCCGGCTCTTGTTGTGCTGTACTCACAACTTCGGCAACAGACATTGCAGACACTGCGGGGAGCGTCCAAGGTGACGCCGAAGATAGAGTGGGAATTTGTTCTTCATAGTGCCAAGTTGTACGACCGCATGGGCTGCGACCTTCTCGGCCTGGACTTGG tgCGGAACTGGGAATTCCAACAACCTGCAATGGCTGGGTTCGCGGGGGAGGTGAATCCGCTCAAGCTGCTTCGGCGTCGAAGCTCTttggtcgtcgacgacctgcccTCCATTCGCCGGGACCTTGGCTCTGGGGCGAAGgtgggcgcagcagcaagaagcGGGAAGCCGTTGACCCCGACGCCACCGACATTCCAAGAGCCGGATGCCGCGTCGCTTCTAGATAGCTTCGGCCTGTGA
- the RAV1 gene encoding regulator of (H+)-ATPase in vacuolar membrane (COG:S~BUSCO:EOG09260A6Q~EggNog:ENOG503NXZY) codes for MSTCPISGLQDSMAAVLPGRPQSSLQGLATGFCRDRHLNAYISGSAFTILDGSQAIVQTIYDNDDKRELEAIALDEISGNIAVSTAKQVRIYKLLKLARDDSLQWVQEASFDITHAVPGSACSLSWGNSEELLVGTRALSLYATRSQPSCCWMKALPSPVSSAAISFDSAYIASIGRYDRLPKIWRRLTYGADEVRFDMSYLRHPDVVTSVRWRRPFHPDQVVENILYTLCRDLHIRIWTPIDSSDGRYWQLWGHVSLMETSSRLFAAPTPRLVCIIDGRDFTAAVECAVKDRMADDQSTDDVALDHLVAVANRSPEICLVISPQGIMSAWALENVGDARGSKGRIFSIAQVQSRQFESLGGFLNPQQDTPHLQTETYCDKSDGRLRIMVHAFDGRIGVLTSNVADLLDPTTNDRRLALEAVWSGHSSPIKKIVRNFSGRAIVSRTDNSECIVWQHGFSSMRSTSAIELSRRSVIPETRRIHRISLLRKGRFIILLCDNEISLWDCRAETATLLSSCSFHLDGNPLCLIILPRPDARQITTAHVATVSSDRHGMVWEVRLPRFIDGPLTTEGAAIEEFCRFEMAAPEDLKYVLPVDPAGSSPMASGFLDVFARDVAISYTRSGRVDFWTARIDPARHCVEWLSTCYTETGIPDPALASGSMLKKAALVNSARSQITIWDIGGSRLEFEKGYATDDDIRDLDWTSTPDSQSILAVGFQHRVVLLSQMRFDYLNKGPAWAPIREISIRSLSPHPIGDSTWLGDGHLVVGAGNQLFAYDRRAGSNESLLPDVRLTHHRKDGTWDLFEAVQRFNGPIPVFHPQFLSQCILSGKSIQVRRILEAMHKTLKYLVPGEPVDDYLGLDLKGFYTTPTDDTQPGERPGVAFLNGHKGEEMEEDEAGFSEKTAVAINEKLLSIGIPQLSGHEQMQLADMVECVALVEKHRRSMDENAARFMVFFRQNALRRTRSTDMYLSWREFNWAYHSGSQDLLLDFVSRQAHGQMLWNNARESGIFMWLSDINTVKDQFEIIARNEYNKGDTKNPVDCSLFYLALRKKAVLQGLWRMASWNKEQAATQRLLANNFDEPKWRTAALKNAYALLSKRRFAYAAAFFLLADRLEDAVEVCLRQLRDMHLAVAIARVHGGDSGPVLRKILRDEMLPLAAQQGNRWLASWAFWMLGRKDMAVRALITPVYTLLETPCSPDIQSRLFLTDDPALVVLYSQLRQQTLQTLRGASKVTPKIEWEFVLHSAKLYDRMGCDLLGLDLVRNWEFQQPAMAGFAGEVNPLKLLRRRSSLVVDDLPSIRRDLGSGAKVGAAARSGKPLTPTPPTFQEPDAASLLDSFGL; via the exons ATGTCGACATGCCCGATCTCGGGGCTTCAGGACAGTATGGCTGCAGTCCTCCCAGGTAGGCCGCAGTCCAGCCTCCAAGGCTTGGCGACTGGTTTCTGTAGAGACCGGCACCTCAAT GCATACATAAGCGGCAGCGCCTTTACCATTCTCGACGGCTCCCAAGCCATCGTGCAGACCATTTACGATAACGACGACaagcgcgagctcgaggccatcgcgcTCGACGAAATCTCTGGGAACATAGCCGTCAGCACAGCAAAACAAGTCCGCATCTACAAGCTTCTCAAGCTCGCTCGCGATGACAGTCTGCAG TGGGTTCAAGAGGCTTCCTTCGACATTACACATGCGGTGCCGGGGTCAGCATGTTCCCTTTCTTGGGGAAACTCTGAGGAGCTTCTCGTTGGCACTCGTGCCCTCAGTCTCTACGCCACCCGATCGCAACCCTCCTGTTGCTGGATGAAGGCTTTGCCAAGCCCAGTCAGTTCTGCCGCTATATCGTTTGACTCGGCTTACATTGCGAGCATTGGGCGCTACGATCGTCTGCCCAAGATATGGCGGCGCCTCACATACGGAGCCGACGAGGTTCGCTTCGATATGTCCTACTTGCGCCACCCCGATGTTGTGACGTCGGTGAGATGGCGCAGGCCATTCCACCCGGATCAAGTCGTCGAAAATATTCTATACACACTCTGTCGGGACCTGCACATTCGAATCTGGACCCCAATTGATAGTAGTGATGGCCGCTACTGGCAGCTCTGGGGGCACGTCAGTCTCATGGAGACTTCTAGTCGGCTTTTCGCTGCTCCCACCCCGCGCTTGGTCTGCATCATCGATGGTCGCGACTTCACCGCCGCAGTGGAATgcgccgtcaaggaccgCATGGCCGATGACCAGAGCACCGACGATGTGGCTCTCGATCACCTCGTGGCTGTTGCGAACCGGAGTCCAGAAATATGCCTGGTCATCAGCCCTCAAGGTATCATGTCGGCATGGGCTCTGGAGAACGTGGGCGATGCGCGCGGAAGCAAGGGCAGGATTTTCAGTATCGCCCAGGTCCAGTCTCGTCAGTTCGAGAGCTTGGGAGGCTTCCTGAATCCTCAGCAAGACACCCCCCATTTGCAAACGGAGACGTATTGCGACAAGTCCGACGGGCGCTTGCGTATCATGGTACACGCCTTTGACGGAAGAATCGGCGTTCTCACGAGCAACGTCGCAGATTTACTTGACCCCACCACCAACGACAGGCGACTCGCCCTTGAGGCTGTCTGGTCAGGCCATTCATCGCCCATAAAGAAAATCGTGCGCAATTTCAGCGGCCGAGCTATCGTGTCTAGGACCGACAACAGTGAGTGCATCGTTTGGCAACATGGCTTTTCGAGCATGCGCAGCACATCGGCCATTGAATTATCCCGGCGCAGTGTTATCCCGGAAACTAGACGGATCCATCGCATCTCTCTCCTCCGCAAAGGTCGcttcatcatcctcctctgCGACAACGAAATATCGCTGTGGGATTGCCGCGCCGAAACGGCAACCCTGCTTTCCAGCTGCTCTTTTCACCTTGACGGCAACCCTCTGTGTCTCATCATACTGCCTCGCCCCGACGCCAGGCAGATTACGACTGCTCACGTGGCCACCGTCTCCTCGGATCGTCATGGAATGGTATGGGAGGTTAGGCTGCCTCGATTCATTGACGGCCCCTTGACCACGGAAGGGGCCGCTATTGAAGAGTTCTGCCGCTTCGAAATGGCAGCTCCCGAAGATCTGAAGTACGTCCTTCCAGTCGATCCAGCAGGGTCTTCTCCCATGGCCTCGGGCTTCTTAGATGTGTTCGCACGTGATGTTGCTATTTCCTACACACGCTCCGGGCGTGTCGACTTTTGGACGGCCCGCATCGACCCTGCGCGGCACTGCGTTGAGTGGTTGTCAACTTGCTACACCGAGACGGGTATTCCCGATCCTGCACTGGCCAGCGGAAGCATGTTGAAAAAGGCTGCGCTGGTAAATTCCGCCCGATCACAAATTACCATCTGGGATATAGGTGGCTCCCGCCTCGAGTTTGAGAAGGGTTATGCCACGGACGACGATATTCGGGACCTCGACTGGACATCTACCCCTGACAGTCAGTCGATACTCGCCGTAGGCTTCCAGCATCGCGTCGTACTCTTATCCCAGATGCGGTTTGACTATCTAAACAAGGGCCCTGCCTGGGCACCGATCCGGGAAATCAGCATCCGCAGCCTCAGCCCCCATCCGATCGGCGACTCAACGTGGCTCGGTGACGGCCATTTAGTAGTTGGTGCTGGCAATCAGCTTTTCGCTTACGATCGACGTGCTGGCAGCAACGAATCACTTCTTCCAGATGTTCGACTCACTCACCACCGCAAAGACGGAACCTGGGATCTGTTTGAGGCCGTTCAGCGTTTTAACGGTCCAATTCCTGTGTTTCACCCGCAATTTCTCAGTCAATGCATCCTCTCCGGAAAGAGCATCCAGGTTCGGCGGATCCTTGAAGCAATGCATAAGACACTAAAGTATCTTGTCCCGGGTGAACCCGTCGATGACTACCTCGGACTGGACCTGAAGGGCTTTTACACAACCCCT ACCGATGATACGCAACCCGGAGAGAGACCAGGCGTCGCCTTTTTGAATGGGCACAAGGGAGAGGAAatggaggaggatgaagcAGGTTTTTCTGAAAAGACGGCCGTGGCTATCAACGAAAAGTTGCTGAGCATCGGCATCCCGCAACTGTCGGGCCATGAACAGATGCAGCTTGCGGATATGGTTGAGTGTGTAGCCTTGGTTGAAAAGCACCGGCGGTCCATGGACGAAAATGCGGCCCGATTCATGGTGTTTTTCCGCCAGAACGCGCTCAGGAGGACACGGTCGACCGACATGTACCTGTCCTGGCGAGAGTTTAACTGGGCGTATCACTCCGGAAGCCAAGACCTCTTGCTCGATTTTGTATCTCGGCAAGCCCACGGGCAAATGTTGTGGAACAATGCGCGGGAGAGCGGCATTTTCATGTGGCTCTCGGACATTAACACAGTG AAAGATCAATTCGAGATCATTGCTCGTAACGAGTACAACAAGGGGGACACTAAGAACCCTGTCGACTGCAGCCTCTTTTATCTGGCATTGCGAAAAAAGGCAGTGCTGCAAGGTCTGTGGCGCATGGCCAGCTGGAATAAGGAGCAGGCGGCAACGCAGCGGTTATTGGCGAACAACTTTGATGAGCCCAAGTGGCGGACGGCTGCCCTGAAAAACGCGTACGCATTGCTTAGCAAGCGGCGCTTCGCATACGCGGCGGCCTTCTTTCTTTTGGCcgaccgcctcgaggacgctgTCGAGGTGTGCTTGCGGCAGCTTCGCGACATGCACCTCGCTGTTGCCATTGCCCGGGTTCACGGAGGGGACAGTGGTCCAGTGTTGCGAAAAATACTTCGTGATGAGATGCTTCCACTTGCAGCGCAGCAAGGGAACAGGTGGCTTGCATCATGGGCATTCTGGATGCTGGGTCGCAAGGACATGGCGGTCAGGGCGCTGATC ACACCCGTTTACACGCTCTTGGAGACTCCGTGTTCGCCTGACATCCAATCCCGCCTCTTTCTAACGGACGACCCGGCTCTTGTTGTGCTGTACTCACAACTTCGGCAACAGACATTGCAGACACTGCGGGGAGCGTCCAAGGTGACGCCGAAGATAGAGTGGGAATTTGTTCTTCATAGTGCCAAGTTGTACGACCGCATGGGCTGCGACCTTCTCGGCCTGGACTTGG tgCGGAACTGGGAATTCCAACAACCTGCAATGGCTGGGTTCGCGGGGGAGGTGAATCCGCTCAAGCTGCTTCGGCGTCGAAGCTCTttggtcgtcgacgacctgcccTCCATTCGCCGGGACCTTGGCTCTGGGGCGAAGgtgggcgcagcagcaagaagcGGGAAGCCGTTGACCCCGACGCCACCGACATTCCAAGAGCCGGATGCCGCGTCGCTTCTAGATAGCTTCGGCCTGTGA